From one Butyricimonas faecihominis genomic stretch:
- a CDS encoding thioredoxin family protein, with protein MKKLLYLFMFLYLGTWGELSAQMLLFKGTFEEALKKAQAEKKDLFVDFYADWCGPCKIMADNIFTRQEVGKYFNSNFVCVQVNVEAGENKVLTKKYNVTALPTMVFISRNGKEMRRIQGAVSPEDLIQNGKIALGEALSFEQLYEKYKKEKNDFTIQQQLLIEAPRFIATQSGYNRQKWGSRIESLFPEYCKNKKLENMINGTDFYILTLYHPQAEKEDPIFDFVTKNYKRFADSVDKPTIFSYLVSLNNGYIIRSCRKGDLSYKERLKRVSGDLKDIYSEFSFGTLSAQEATTLLADATYNLYRHNEDLFFENMNKYYSGKGELVEWGDYAQALEDLAIVFEGKMSKNAYMKCIPWISKALEMNIDAETRTRLLMMLGDCLKNTGNKEKAKQTYNQAFLTCTQIVNKMQAKQLQEIIQQTLKEL; from the coding sequence ATGAAAAAACTACTCTATTTATTCATGTTCCTTTACTTGGGAACATGGGGAGAATTATCCGCCCAAATGCTTCTGTTCAAAGGAACTTTTGAAGAGGCTTTAAAGAAAGCGCAAGCGGAAAAGAAAGACTTGTTCGTGGATTTTTATGCTGATTGGTGCGGCCCATGCAAAATAATGGCAGACAATATATTTACACGGCAAGAAGTCGGTAAATATTTCAATTCCAATTTTGTATGCGTACAGGTTAACGTTGAGGCGGGTGAAAATAAAGTATTAACTAAAAAATATAATGTAACAGCCTTGCCCACAATGGTATTCATCAGCCGGAACGGTAAAGAAATGCGACGCATCCAAGGAGCCGTTTCCCCGGAGGATTTAATACAAAATGGCAAAATAGCCTTGGGAGAAGCATTGAGTTTCGAACAATTATACGAAAAATATAAAAAAGAGAAAAACGACTTCACCATACAACAACAGTTATTGATAGAAGCTCCCCGTTTTATTGCTACCCAAAGCGGATACAACAGGCAAAAATGGGGTTCCCGAATCGAGAGCCTTTTCCCGGAATACTGTAAAAACAAAAAATTAGAGAACATGATCAACGGCACGGACTTTTATATCCTAACCCTGTATCACCCGCAAGCAGAGAAAGAAGACCCAATCTTTGATTTCGTGACAAAAAATTATAAAAGGTTTGCAGACTCCGTGGATAAACCGACGATCTTCAGTTATCTGGTCAGTCTAAATAACGGATATATTATTCGTTCATGCAGAAAGGGAGACCTCAGTTACAAGGAACGTCTGAAACGGGTAAGCGGAGATTTAAAAGACATATACTCCGAATTCTCTTTCGGCACTCTCTCCGCCCAAGAAGCCACGACCTTACTGGCAGACGCCACGTATAACCTATACCGCCATAACGAAGATTTGTTTTTCGAGAACATGAACAAATATTATTCCGGAAAAGGCGAACTGGTCGAGTGGGGAGATTACGCACAAGCTCTGGAGGACCTTGCCATTGTTTTTGAAGGCAAGATGTCCAAGAATGCTTACATGAAATGTATTCCTTGGATCTCGAAAGCTTTAGAAATGAATATCGATGCAGAAACCCGAACGCGTTTACTGATGATGTTGGGCGATTGCCTGAAAAACACGGGGAATAAAGAAAAAGCCAAACAGACTTACAATCAAGCCTTTCTGACCTGTACCCAGATCGTAAACAAAATGCAAGCAAAACAACTTCAAGAAATCATCCAACAAACATTAAAAGAACTATAA
- a CDS encoding SpoIIE family protein phosphatase, translating into MFDRYKKSFPAKLSLYVISFITILSFVLVGVFYHYSTETLSQEAEDKIESMADQANLRVSALLSKVEKIPENLGWMIVEYVKEPDSLFGITRRIVKDNPEIFGCAIAFEPYYFPEKGHYFAPYSYMVGDSVKTIQVGSEDYNYFEKGWYKGAREHRYWSKPYRDAGDPDVITTSYAVPVHGEKNELIGILSVDLTNRWLRDLVDSIKPYKGSYTVVIDKQGRYILRREGEVMIGQNMFETAKEARDTNVTILVNEMAAGKSGSIIVDDGGVLSYVYYTPVVATDWYMAVICPYDQVFGKLSKFNMYLLIGFVLLLLFVYFICFVAVRRITKPLTIFAASARDVARGNFNTPLPRIRSKDELGELYESFLFMQQQLTEYVDQLRQTTTANEKIESELRIAHDIQLGMVPKQFVPTFGAECIDIHAVLHPARQVGGDLYDYLMLNEDEFGFAIGDVSGKGVPASLFMATTISQMRSLALRDTSLNYIMNLMNQSLIRTGNTSMFITFFAGVLNLNTNRLRFCNAGHPYPLLIAPDGTVSFFKTADNLPLGVTSDYDYEEQECYFAPGSQLLLYTDGVSEAQNERSKFYKIDRLFNLVAGHPRLAPRQMVDKVVGDVKRFVGNAEQSDDLTVMSFRLNARGKKKTEGFL; encoded by the coding sequence ATGTTTGATCGATATAAAAAATCTTTTCCTGCTAAATTGAGTTTGTATGTGATTTCGTTCATTACAATTCTTTCTTTTGTTTTAGTGGGCGTATTTTATCATTACTCAACGGAAACGTTGTCGCAGGAGGCCGAGGATAAGATTGAAAGTATGGCTGATCAGGCGAATTTGCGCGTGAGTGCGTTGTTGAGTAAGGTGGAAAAGATTCCTGAAAATCTGGGATGGATGATCGTTGAATATGTAAAGGAGCCGGATTCTTTGTTTGGTATCACTCGGCGGATTGTAAAAGATAACCCGGAGATTTTTGGTTGCGCGATCGCTTTTGAACCTTACTATTTTCCGGAAAAGGGACATTATTTTGCACCTTATTCTTATATGGTCGGAGATTCCGTGAAGACCATTCAAGTAGGGAGTGAAGATTACAATTATTTTGAGAAAGGCTGGTACAAAGGTGCGAGGGAACACCGATACTGGAGTAAGCCCTATCGGGATGCGGGAGATCCGGATGTGATCACGACGTCTTACGCGGTCCCGGTTCATGGGGAAAAGAATGAACTAATTGGTATTTTATCTGTGGATTTAACCAATCGATGGTTGCGCGATCTGGTCGATTCGATCAAGCCTTACAAGGGTAGTTATACCGTGGTTATTGACAAACAGGGACGTTATATCTTGCGCAGGGAAGGGGAGGTGATGATTGGTCAAAATATGTTCGAAACGGCAAAAGAGGCACGGGATACGAATGTTACTATTCTGGTAAACGAGATGGCAGCCGGGAAAAGTGGTAGTATCATCGTGGACGATGGGGGAGTTCTGTCCTATGTGTATTACACGCCGGTAGTGGCAACTGATTGGTACATGGCGGTAATTTGTCCATACGATCAGGTGTTTGGTAAGTTGAGCAAATTTAATATGTATCTGCTGATTGGCTTTGTCCTGTTGTTGTTATTTGTTTATTTTATTTGTTTTGTGGCTGTACGACGAATCACAAAACCACTGACGATATTTGCTGCTTCTGCCCGAGATGTGGCCCGAGGAAACTTTAACACTCCGTTGCCACGTATTCGGTCTAAGGATGAATTAGGTGAGTTGTACGAATCGTTTCTTTTCATGCAACAACAATTGACGGAGTACGTGGACCAGTTGCGCCAGACAACGACAGCGAATGAAAAGATCGAGAGTGAGTTGCGTATTGCCCATGATATTCAATTGGGAATGGTTCCGAAACAATTTGTCCCCACCTTTGGAGCCGAATGTATTGATATTCATGCCGTGTTGCATCCGGCTCGTCAGGTAGGAGGGGATTTGTATGATTATTTGATGCTGAACGAGGATGAGTTTGGTTTCGCTATTGGGGACGTTTCGGGGAAAGGAGTTCCTGCCTCCTTGTTTATGGCAACCACGATCAGCCAGATGCGATCTTTGGCCCTGCGGGATACTTCTTTGAATTATATCATGAATTTGATGAACCAAAGCTTGATTCGGACCGGGAATACGAGTATGTTTATTACTTTTTTTGCCGGGGTGTTGAATCTGAACACGAATCGTCTGAGATTTTGTAATGCGGGACATCCTTACCCGTTATTGATTGCCCCGGATGGAACCGTGTCTTTCTTCAAGACTGCGGATAATTTACCTTTGGGTGTTACTTCTGATTATGATTACGAGGAACAGGAGTGCTATTTTGCTCCGGGTTCTCAGTTGCTTTTGTACACAGATGGGGTGTCGGAAGCTCAAAATGAACGATCTAAATTTTATAAGATAGATCGGTTATTTAACTTGGTGGCAGGTCATCCCAGACTTGCGCCACGGCAAATGGTGGATAAAGTGGTCGGGGATGTGAAACGTTTTGTCGGGAATGCGGAACAATCGGATGATTTGACCGTGATGAGTTTTCGGCTTAATGCCCGTGGAAAAAAGAAAACAGAGGGGTTTTTGTAG
- a CDS encoding thiamine pyrophosphate-dependent enzyme yields MQKQLLLGVEAIAQGAIDGGISGVFAYPGTPSTEITEYIQESKQAIARNVHRMWSANEKTAMETALGMSYAGKRALVCMKHVGMNVAADCFMNAAITGANGGMVVIAADDPSMHSSQNEQDSRVYGKFALIPIMEPSNQQEAYDMTRYAFDLSEQMGTPVLLRITTRLAHSRSGVEPREAKAENEMRLPEDKRQFVLLPAIAKKRYKLLLEKQTAFEEASDNSSFNQYIDGADKSMGIVACGIGYNYLMEVFGGNCPYPVVKVSQYPLPRKMITKLAESTEKLLVLEEGYPIIEEALKGYLEKECVLGRLDGTLPRDGELNPDHVAKAFGLPSIEGSPVPEIVAPRPPALCVGCSHRDVYTALNAVVAEYPNARVFSDIGCYTLGALPPFQAINSCVDMGASITMAKGAADAGLYPAVSVIGDSTFTHSGMTGLLDAVNEKANITIIISDNESISMTGGQESSALGHLESICRGIGVEPEHIRVLLPVPKNHDELCKIIRDEIEYKGVSVIIPRRVCIQKAARDAKKKKK; encoded by the coding sequence ATGCAAAAACAACTATTATTAGGTGTTGAAGCTATTGCACAAGGTGCTATAGACGGAGGTATATCCGGCGTGTTCGCATACCCGGGAACCCCTTCAACAGAGATCACGGAATACATTCAGGAATCGAAACAGGCTATCGCCCGTAACGTTCACCGGATGTGGTCTGCAAACGAAAAAACTGCCATGGAAACCGCATTGGGAATGTCCTATGCGGGAAAAAGAGCCTTGGTATGTATGAAACACGTGGGAATGAACGTGGCTGCAGACTGTTTCATGAACGCTGCAATTACCGGGGCCAACGGAGGTATGGTTGTTATCGCTGCCGATGACCCATCCATGCACTCTTCTCAGAACGAGCAGGATTCACGCGTGTACGGTAAATTTGCCTTAATTCCGATCATGGAACCCTCTAACCAACAAGAGGCATACGACATGACCCGCTACGCATTCGACCTGTCAGAGCAAATGGGAACTCCCGTGTTATTAAGAATCACGACTCGTCTGGCACACTCTCGTTCCGGTGTTGAACCAAGAGAGGCTAAAGCCGAAAATGAAATGCGTTTACCGGAAGACAAACGTCAATTCGTGTTACTTCCCGCTATCGCTAAAAAAAGATATAAATTATTACTAGAGAAACAAACCGCTTTCGAAGAGGCATCTGATAACTCTTCTTTCAACCAATACATTGACGGGGCTGACAAATCAATGGGTATCGTCGCTTGCGGTATCGGTTACAACTACCTGATGGAAGTGTTCGGTGGAAACTGTCCTTACCCGGTAGTCAAAGTAAGCCAATATCCTCTTCCGAGAAAGATGATCACCAAGTTGGCAGAAAGCACTGAAAAATTGCTCGTTTTAGAAGAAGGCTACCCGATCATTGAAGAAGCATTGAAAGGTTACCTTGAAAAAGAATGTGTACTCGGACGTTTGGACGGCACGCTCCCCAGAGACGGAGAGTTGAATCCGGATCACGTGGCGAAAGCATTCGGATTACCTTCTATCGAAGGATCGCCTGTACCGGAAATCGTGGCACCTCGTCCACCAGCCCTTTGCGTGGGATGTAGCCACAGAGACGTGTACACCGCATTGAATGCAGTTGTTGCCGAATACCCGAATGCACGTGTATTCTCTGACATCGGTTGTTATACTTTAGGAGCCCTTCCTCCATTCCAAGCGATCAACTCTTGCGTGGACATGGGAGCATCCATCACCATGGCAAAAGGTGCTGCTGACGCTGGATTATACCCGGCTGTATCCGTTATCGGAGACTCCACGTTCACTCACTCCGGCATGACCGGGTTACTGGATGCTGTAAACGAAAAAGCCAATATCACGATTATCATTTCCGACAATGAATCCATCTCCATGACCGGAGGTCAGGAATCTTCAGCATTAGGACACTTGGAATCTATCTGTCGCGGTATTGGTGTTGAACCGGAACATATCCGTGTTCTACTTCCCGTACCGAAAAATCACGATGAATTATGCAAGATCATCCGTGACGAGATCGAATACAAGGGTGTATCCGTGATCATCCCGAGAAGAGTTTGTATCCAGAAAGCTGCAAGAGACGCTAAGAAAAAGAAAAAATAA
- a CDS encoding indolepyruvate oxidoreductase subunit beta, producing MKTDIILAGVGGQGILSIAAALGSAALNNNLYMKQAETHGMSQRGGDVQSFMRISDKPIFSDLIAKGTADIILSVEPMEALRYLPYLKQGGYVVTNATPFINIPNYPEVETLMDTLKALPHQVIIDADSIAKEAAGNVRASNFVMMGAGSPFIEIPFEYLEKGIMAIFERKGADVVEMNLKALRAGREFAQNYIK from the coding sequence ATGAAGACAGATATTATATTAGCGGGTGTAGGTGGACAGGGAATCCTTTCTATCGCAGCAGCATTGGGGTCTGCCGCCCTCAACAATAACCTGTACATGAAACAAGCCGAGACTCACGGAATGAGTCAACGCGGGGGGGATGTACAGTCTTTCATGAGAATCTCCGACAAACCGATTTTCTCTGACCTGATCGCCAAAGGAACAGCCGATATTATCCTTTCAGTTGAACCGATGGAAGCATTACGTTACCTTCCCTACTTGAAACAAGGAGGTTACGTGGTAACCAACGCCACTCCGTTCATTAATATTCCGAACTATCCGGAAGTAGAAACCTTGATGGACACGTTGAAAGCCCTTCCTCATCAAGTAATCATTGACGCTGACAGCATCGCTAAAGAGGCTGCAGGCAACGTACGTGCCAGCAACTTCGTGATGATGGGTGCCGGTTCTCCTTTCATCGAAATTCCTTTTGAATACTTAGAAAAAGGCATCATGGCTATTTTCGAACGTAAAGGTGCCGATGTGGTAGAAATGAACTTGAAGGCATTACGTGCCGGACGTGAATTCGCACAAAATTACATTAAATAA
- a CDS encoding GNAT family N-acetyltransferase — MTEDYELKDDVHRQQYEFRIGNYTPKIEYIKSINGEIYLTHTEVPRELEGKGIGSQLVEKTLQDIERQGLRLVPLCPFVAAYIKKHPEWRRIVMKGINIK; from the coding sequence ATGACCGAGGATTATGAATTAAAAGATGACGTACATCGGCAACAATACGAATTTCGTATCGGGAACTATACACCGAAAATCGAATATATAAAATCAATCAACGGAGAGATATACCTTACCCACACAGAAGTTCCACGAGAACTGGAAGGGAAAGGGATAGGCAGTCAACTAGTTGAAAAAACACTACAAGACATCGAACGTCAAGGACTTCGACTCGTTCCGCTTTGTCCTTTCGTGGCAGCTTATATCAAGAAACACCCCGAATGGAGACGCATCGTGATGAAAGGCATTAATATAAAATAA
- a CDS encoding (4Fe-4S)-binding protein, with protein sequence MDKKIEYTNGELTIIWQPGLCQHAGVCVKMLPKVYNPKERPWVKIENATTAELIEQINKCPSRALSYRMNK encoded by the coding sequence ATGGATAAGAAAATTGAATATACAAACGGAGAGCTAACCATTATCTGGCAACCGGGTTTATGCCAACACGCCGGAGTATGCGTGAAAATGTTACCCAAGGTATACAATCCTAAAGAAAGACCTTGGGTCAAAATCGAGAACGCCACAACGGCAGAATTAATCGAACAAATTAACAAATGTCCCTCTAGAGCATTGAGTTACAGAATGAATAAGTAG